From a region of the Opisthocomus hoazin isolate bOpiHoa1 chromosome 21, bOpiHoa1.hap1, whole genome shotgun sequence genome:
- the MCRIP1 gene encoding mapk-regulated corepressor-interacting protein 1, whose amino-acid sequence MASSPVSRVVYNGKRSGGPRSPGAGSEIFTPAHEENVRFIYEAWQCVERDLRSQMGSERGLVEEYVEKMPNPSLKAFKPVDLGDLKRRNTQDAKKS is encoded by the exons ATGGCCAG CTCCCCCGTGTCCCGCGTGGTCTACAACGGCAAGCGGAGCGGCGGGCCGCGCTCCCCCGGCGCCGGCAGCGAGATCTTCACGCCGGCCCACGAGGAGAACGTGCGCTTCATCTACGAgg CCTGGCAATGCGTGGAGCGCGACCTGCGCAGCCAGATGGGCTCCGAGCGCGGCCTGGTCGAGGAGTACGTGGAGAAGATGCCGAACCCCAGCCTCAAAG CGTTCAAACCTGTCGACCTGGGTGACCTGAAGAGGAGGAACACACAGGACGCCAAGAAGTCCTAA
- the PPP1R27 gene encoding protein phosphatase 1 regulatory subunit 27, giving the protein MKDYYSVSMPRYSRYVQRLRASRTVRFPNDVVFQDHIRQGDLEQVGRFIRARKVTLDTIYPSGMAALHEAVLTGNLDCVKLLVKYGADIHQKDENGWTPLHMACSDGYADIARYLLSLGASLEATTDAGEKPSDLIDPEYTDLVELFRATTMG; this is encoded by the exons ATGAAGGACTATTACTCAGTCTCAATGCCCCGGTACAGTCGGTACGTCCAGAGACTGAGAGCCTCACGCACCGTGCGCTTCCCCAACGATGTCGTCTTTCAGGACCACATCAGGCAGGGGGACCTGGAGCAGGTGGGCAGGTTCATACGTGCCAGGAAGGTGACGCTGGACACCATCTACCCTTCTG GCATGGCAGCCCTCCACGAAGCTGTTCTTACCGGAAACCTGGACTGTGTCAAGCTGCTGGTTAAATATGGTGCTGACATCCACCAGAAGGACGAGAACGGGTGGACACCCCTGCACATGGCCTGCAGCGACGGCTACGCTGACATAGCCAG GTACCTCCTCTCCCTCGGCGCCAGCCTGGAGGCCACCACCGACGCCGGGGAGAAGCCCTCGGACCTCATCGACCCCGAGTACACGGACCTGGTGGAGCTCTTCCGAGCCACCACGATGGGCTGA